AAATATCAAACAGAAATGGGCGGTAAAAATGCTGCTATTATTTTGAACGATGCTGATTTAGCTAAAACCATTCCAATGGTCATCAGTGGGGCGTTCCGTTCTTCTGGTCAAAAGTGTACAGCTACAAGCAGAATAATTGTACAAAAAGAGATTTATCCTGCTTTTATTGAACAGTTAGAAAAAGCTGTGTCAGACATTAACATTTCAAATGCATTAGATCCTGCTGCTTATTTAGGTCCAGTTGCTTCAAAATCTCAATATGACATTGTGAATTCATATACTGAAATGGCTCGTAGTCAAGCAGAAGTTATTGCGGAATGTCAAACTTCAATTTCAGAAGAGGGATATTACATTAAACCATTAATTGCATCTGGAGTACAGGCGAACCATTCGCTAGTACAAGAAGAGATCTTCGGACCAGTGGCAGTGACTTTACAGGCTAAAAGCTTTGAAGAAGCAATTGAACTATGTAACCAAACCATATTTGGTCTAAGCGCTTCTTTATTTACAACTGATTTATCTAAGGCACATCGATTTTTAGATGAAGCAAATGCTGGTATGGTAAGAGTGAATCAAGAAACAGCTGGAGTAGAATATCAGGCTCCATTTGGTGGGATGAAACTTTCAAGCTCACATACTCGTGAGCAAGGACAGGCTGCTTTAAGTTTTTATAGTGAAATTAAAACTTGCGCAATTAAACACACATTCTAAGAACAAAGGAAACTTCAACCTTTATTGGCAAGGGAAGAATGCGCTAAATGTTGTTTTTTTAGTGAATCAGGGGGATTGTTATGAGAGACCGTAAAACAATCATATGTCGTTGTGAAGAAGTAACATTGGATCAATTAGTTCATGCTGCAGAGTCATATCGATGCTCCTCAAGAGAGCTAAAACTGCGTACTAGAGCAGGCATGGGTCAATGTGGGGGTAGGACATGTCGTGCTTTGATAGATACAATTGTCCAAAAGTGTACAAATGATCCTACACCACATGATATACCGCTTGGTTATCAAGCTCCAATACGTCCAGTTACATTTTCATTATTAGGGGAAATGGATCATGACTAAAAGTAGAATTGTGGATCACCCTGTTCTCGGTCGTTTAAAAGAACGAGATAAGGTTCATTTTACTTTTGATAACAAAGAATATATTGGCTATGACGGGGAAACAATAGCAGCTGCTCTGTTGGCAAATGGAGAGCGTGTTTTACGCTGCCATGAGGAGACAGGAAATTTACGTGGAATCTACTGCAATATTGGTCATTGTATGGAATGTCGTGTAACCGTTGGCAATCAAAAATCAGTGCGCGCATGTCTAACTTTAATAGAAGAGGGGATGTGCGTAAATTCTGGAAAGAAATTGCCTACACCATTTAAGAAAGGTGAAACACTATGATAGATGTAATTATCGTAGGAGCTGGACCTGCTGGCTTATCAGCAGCTAACGTTTGTGCCAAAAATGGTTTAAAAGTAAAAGTTATTGATGAGTTTATGAAAGCTGGTGGGCGATTACTTGGGCAATTACATGAGGAACCGGATGGTACTTGGTGGAATGGTATGGAGGAAGCTAAGAAACTAAATGATGAAGCTCAACAGTTAAAAGTAGAAGTCGAATGTGGTGTTTCTGTTTACAACATAAAAAAATTAAATAAAAGTTGGAAAGTTTATACTACAATAGGGGACTTTCAAACAAAGGCACTATTGTTAGCTACTGGTGCTGCTGAAATTCCAATACCTATTCCAGGTTGGACACTTCCAGGCGTGATGTCGATTGGAGCTGCTCAGGTGATGACAAATGTACACAGAGTCAAAGTTGGAAATCGAGGAATAATCGTAGGCATTAATATTTTGTCATCAGCCATTTCCAGAGAGTTGCAATTGGCAGGAATTGAAGTTTCCAGTATGTATCTACCTGGTATAAATATAGCTAATGGTGATCATGGGAACCCATTAATTACTATGAGATCTATGTTGAAAGCAGCTTCTTTAGCTCCATCAAAATTCATTCGTTTTGGTAGCAAATTAATGAAATATGAATTTCTTCACTCTTTAGCATTAAAGTTTTATCCTAAAGGTGGGATGAAAGTCTGGGGTATACCAGTCCATTTACGAAAAGCAGTAATTGAAATTGTAGGCGATAAGCAGGTTGAAGGTGTTCGTGTAGCGCATGTAGATATGAAAGGAGAGCCTATTTTATCCTCAGAAGAATTCGTTCCAGCTGATTTTGTCTGCATTGCAGGTGGGCTATATCCATTAGTAGAGTTAGCTGCAATAACTGGTTGTCCATTTCAATATGTTTCTGAATTAGGTGGTCATGTCCCTGTCCATAGTGAAAAGATGAAAACACCATTAGAAGGTTTGTATGTTGCTGGAAACATCACCGGCATTGAAAACGCTAAGATAGCTATGAATCAAGGAACAGTAGCTGGCTACTCTGTGGTTCAAGATTTGATAAATAAAAAAGAAATGATTGAAGTTCAACTAAAACAAGCTATGAAAGCAGTTGAACACACTCGTGATCAAGCGACGATTCAATTTCATTCTGATATACGTAATGGGCGTAAGAAAGTGTATATGTCATTTAAAGATAAGGGTTTAATTATGAAAAAGAGGAATTTCTATGGAGAGTAGAAATACAGAGGTATTAATCATTGGTGGTGGTGTTATAGGTGCAGCGATTGCCTATTATGCTGCAAAAAGCGGAATGGAAGTTACTCTCATTGACAAGGGTGATATTGCTTGTGGTACCTCCTCTCGTTGTGATGGAAATATTCTAGCCATTGATAAAGAACCCGGATTTGATAGTCTGATGTCTTTAGAAAGTCAAAAACTAGTTCACCAACTAAGCAAAGAACTTGAGCTTGGATTTGAATATCGAGCCCCTGGCAGTATTTTAGTTTGTGAAAGTGAAGACGAGATGATCGCTGCACAGTGTTGGGTAGATAGACAGAAAAAAGCAGGTCTTTCTATTAAAATGTTAGATCGAAGTGACATCAAACAAGAATCTCCTTATTTTGCTGATGATTTATTGGGTGGACTTGAATGTGAATCTGACTCAACCATTAATCCTTATTTGTTTACGTATTCTTTGTTTCAAGGAGCTATAAAGTATGGAGCAAAAGTGAAACTTAGATGTGAAGTAAAAGGAATGACAAGGAATACTGAAACGGGTTTATTTAAAGTTAACACGGATCAAGGTGAAATTATTGCAAAAAAAATAGTTAATGCAGGTGGGGTTTGGGCACCGTTCTTAGGAAGTATGCTAGATTTAAATATTCCTATTAAACCAAGAAAAGGTCATATCATAGTAGCTTCACGAGATATGCCTGTAGGATTGAGAAAAGTGATGGAATTTGGATATTTGATGTCTAAATTCGGTAAAGAAAGAAAAGTAGATGAGGATACAGATAAGTATGGTGTAGCACTTGTATTTGAACCGACAGAAAGCCAGAACTTTTTAATCGGAAGCAGTCGTGAATTTGTAGGATTTAACACAAAGGTGGATATGGATGTAGTTAATTGTATTGCCCGCAGAACGATCCGATTTTATCCCAAAATAGCTGATTTCCTACTTATTCGTTCATATGCAGGGTTAAGACCATGGACACCTGATCACTTACCCATTGTCTCCCCAGTAGAGAAAATTCCAAATTATTATATTGCTGCAGGTCATGAAGGAGACGGTATTAGTCTTGCTGCAATTACTGGGAAATTAATGAAAGAGTTATTACATGAACAAAGTAATACTATCGTCCCTACCGATCCTCTACGTTTTAGTAGATTTCAAAATGTGTCCACGATTCAAACATAAGAGGGTGTATTTATGAAAAGTAATAAGATGTTTAAAACAATAGATACTCATACTGGTGGAAATCCAACTCGAACTGTCATCAGTGGACTTCCTAAATTGTCTGGTAAAACGATGTCGGATAAAATGCTTCAAATGAAAGAAGAGTTTGATTGGATTCGAAAATTGCTGATGTTTGAGCCGAGAGGTCACGATGTGATGTCTGGAGTTTTACTAGTGGAACCATGCCATCCTGATGCAGACTTAGGTGTTATTTATATTGAGACAGGTGGTTATTTACCGATGTGTGGCCACGATACAATTGGGTTTTGTACGGCGATGATTGAATCCGGTATGGTAGATGTTGTAGAACCTATAACAACGTTAACTTTAGATACACCAGCAGGGTTGGTAAAGACGGAAATATTAGTTGAAAAGGGAAAAGCAAGGGAAGTTTCTTTTCTTAATATAGACTCATTTTTGTACAAAAGTGTTGAGGTATACATTGAAGGTATTGGGAACATATCATGTGATATTGCCTATGGAGGAAATTTTTATGCCATTACAGATGCTAGGAGACTAGATATTGATTTAATCCCTTCTAATTCAGCGGAAATTATAGAATTAGCCATAAAAATTCGAAAAGAAATTAATCGAACCGTTAAAGTTGTTCATCCTCAATTTCCCTTTATTCACGGTTGTACTCATGTGGAGTTTTTTACGGATCCATCCCATAAAGATGCTCATGTGAAAAATACTGTTGTTGTGCCTCCCGGAGGTATTGATCGCTCACCATGTGGAACAGGAACTTCTGCCAAATTAGCAACTTTATTTGCATATGAACAAATTAAAATAGAAGATGAGTTCGTACATGAAAGTATAGTTGGCACTTTGTTTAAAGCGAAGGTCAAAGAAAAAACACAAGTTGGAAAACTTCCTGCAGTTGTCACAGAAATTACAGGATCTGCATGGGTCATGGGATTTCACACCTTTTTTAGTCATGATGAGGATGAGTTGAATGAAGGGTTTTTACTCATTCCACAAGCTGAAGATCATTAATAAATAGGAGTGGATAAGTGATGGAAATGGTAAAACACTTTACGACGACGGATCTTCATTCAGCTGGTGAACCTTTAAGAGTTATTACCGCAGGAATCCCTTTTATAATGGGGAATACAATGTTGGAGAAACATGTTTATTTTCATGATCACTTTGATTACGTAAAAAACATCTTACTTAGTGAACCTCGAGGTCATTTAGGCATGAAAGGATGTATCATCACACCTCCAATTGATGAGGAATCTGAATTTGGTGTTTTATTTATTAATCATGATGAAGATTACATTTTATGCAGCCATAGTATTATTGCAGTTATTACATACATGTTAGAAACGGGAATGGTTCAATTAAATGAATACAAGCAAGTAATTATAGATACTCCTTCTGGAAAAGTAGTTACAAAACCAGTATTTAAAGAATCTCAGGTTATAGAGGTTTCGCTCGATCTTATACCCGCATACGTCTATAAAAACAACATTGCAATTCGTTCACATGGAATAGATCTAATGATCGACCTTGGGTTTAGTAATGATTCTTTTTATGTGATGATTAATGCAGCAGAATTAGGTTTAAAAGTTGAAATAGATCAGCTCCCTGAACTTAAAAAATGGACTCAAATTATAATGAAAGAGATTGAAGAATTGAATCTGATACAAGAAGAGAATCAAATTATTAAGGGAACTATTTTTTCTAACTCACCTGAAAATTCTGATTCAAATTTACGCTATGTTACTATATTTGGAAATGGGCAAATTGATCGCTCTCCCTATGGAGCTGGAGTAGGTGTGCAATTGGCACAGCTTCATCAAAAAGGAAAACTAGGTATAGGAGAGCGAATTATCCTCGAGAGTATCATAGGAGCTAGAGCCAATTGCAGTATATCCTTAGATCATAATAAGCTAACAAAATCAAAATTTATTGTTCCTCATATTTGTGGAAGAGCATTTATTACAGGCATGCATCAATTTGTTGTAGACCCATCAGATCCTTTATTTGAAGGATTTTTATTAAAGTAAGTTATTGAAATTTTAAAATTAAATATGTGTTTAAAATGATTGACTTTTATTTCACCTTGCAGGTATAGTAATTCTGTGTGATAAGAGCGAAGTTAGGAGGGTAATAACAGTTAAATAACAATTATGAAAGTCTATAAAACTCTTTATCTTTTTTTACTATAGTTGGTATAATTAGGATAAGGAGTTGATAGATTTGAAATATTACTCAATAGGCCAATTTGCAAAGTTAATTGGAAAAACAAAGGATACATTGCGAAATTGGGATAAACAAGGAAAATTTAAGCCTGATCACGTGTCAGTTATTGTAGAGTGTCCTCCCATAAGCAAAAAGATGATCTTGAAAGACAGATAGAAAACGTAAGAACCTATATGTTAGCAAAAGGTTATCAATTTGAAATCATTTCTGATATTGGCAGTGGGATTAACTACAATAAAAAGGGATTAAATCAACTCATAGATAAGATTACGAATTCAGAAGTAGAGAAAGTAGTCATCCTTTATAAAGATCGTTTAATTCGATTTGGTTTTGAATTAATAGAAAATCTATGTGACAAATATGGAACAACAATTGAAATTATAGATCACACGGAAAAAACCGAAGAACAAGAATTAGTTGAGGATTTAATTCAAATTGTGTTTAGTTGCAGACTTCAAGGTAAAAGAGCCAACAAAGCTAAGAAAATGATTAAGGAGTTAGTTGAAGATGATCCTAGCCAAGAAAATTAGAATCAAGCCGAATGAAGAGCAAGAGCAGAAGCTTTGGCAATCCGTTGGTACAGCAAGATTCATCTACAACTGGACATTGGCAAGACAAGAAGAAAACTACAACAACGGTGGGAAGTTTATCTTAGATGGTACGTTGAGGAAAGAACTAACCCAATTAAAGAAAACTGAGTTGCAATGGCTAAATGAAGTGTCAAATAACGTGGCTAAACAAGCTGTTAAAGATGCTTGTAATGCTTATAAACGTTTCTTTAAAGGTCTGGCTGACAAACCAAAGTTTAAGAGCAGACGTAAAAGTAAACCATCGTTTTACAATGACACGGAAAAGTTGAAAGTAAAGCCAATGAAAGTGTTGATCGAAAAGGTAGGATGGGTTAACACAACTGAACAAATTCCGATGGAAGTGAAATACATGAACCCTAGAGTAAGTTTTGACGGAAAGTACTGGTATTTATCCGTTGGAGTGGAAGAAGAACAATCGAAAATTGAATTAACAGATGAAGTTATCGGTGTTGATGTAGGTATTAAAGATTTAGCTGTATGTAGTAATGGAATGACGTTTAAAAATATAAACAAAACAAAAAGAATCAAAAAGATGGAAAAGAAGTTGCGTAGGTTGCAACGCACCCTATCAAAAAAATATGAAATGAATAAGGAGGGAAACCGTTTCGTCAAAACATGCAACATTATAAAACTCGAAAAGAAAATAAAGTTAGTACACCGTAAATTAGCAAATATAAGAAACAATTATTTGCATCAAACAACGAATGAGATCGTGAAAACCAAGCCATCTAAAGTTGTTATGGAAGATTTGAATATTAAAGGCATGATGAAAAACAAACATTTATCCAAAGCGATTGCAAAACAATGTTTACATGAGTTTAAAAAACAAATGGAGTACAAATGTAAGTTTTATGGAATTGAATTAATACTCGCTGATAAATGGTATCCATCTTCTAAGACATGTAGTTGTTGTGGAGAAGTAAAAAAAGACCTTAAACTATCAGATCGTACATACCAATGTAATTCATGTGGTTTGGTGATAGATCGAGACTATAATGCAAGTCTGAATCTATCAAACTATCAACAAATCAGCGTAATATCACTTTAAAAGATATCGTTGATGTGTACCATTTGTTGTATGGGAATTTACGCCCTTGGATGTGTTATATCAAACGAGAGTAGCCATGGCAAAATCGGACACGATGAACAGGGAAATAAACATGACTTTATAGAGTTTTATAAGGTTTTGGCAACGGGAGATTTTGGTTAGTAAAAAAACAAAAAAAATACAATTTAATATACTATTATTTTTGAGAAAAAATATAACCAAAACTCGGGTCATTAAAACATTTATTGTTATTATAGGCGCATTTTTCAATGCTGTAGCTTTTAATTTATTTTTAATACCCGCAGATGTTTATTCAAGTGGTTTTGCTGGACTAGCTCAGCTTATATCAAGTGTTGTTGAAGATTTTACGCCATTTCCATATCCTATCTCTACAGGTACTGTCTTATTTATATTGAATATCCCTATCGCAATTGTGGGTTGGAGATATTTAGGGAAATCTTTTACTCTGTATAGTTTTTTTAGTGTTATGTTATTAGCCCTGTTTATGAAGTTTATTCCAGTTTATGCTGTAGCTGAAAATGATATTTTATTAAATGCTGTTTTCGGAGGTGTTATGTCTGCAATTGGTGTGGGATTGACTCTAAAGTGGGGTGCTTCTACTGGAGGTATGGATGTCATTGTAATGATACTATCAAGATTGAAGGATCGACCTGCAGGAACTTACTATTTAATCTTAAATGGAGCTATTATTACAGCTGCTGGAGCATTGTATGGTTGGCAAAATGCACTTTATACATTAGTGGCTTTATATGCTTCAACTCGTGTAATTGATGCAATACATACACGTCATATTAAATTAACAGCGATGATTATTACATCAAAACCTGATCAATTAGAAGCAGCGATTCGAGAAAAACTATCTAGAGGAATTACAAAACTTCCTGCAAAAGGCTCTTATTCCAAAGAAGATAAAGAGATGTTATTAATTGTGATCACTCGTTATGAATTATTTGACTTGAAAAAAGTGTTAAGTGATACAGATCCTAACGCTTTTACTAATATCGTACAAACGACAGGGATTTTTGGATTTTTTAAGAAAGAATCTAAGATGGATTAAAAAATAAATAAACATTAGTCTCTTGATACGAAACAATGTATAATAGATATGTTGTGCTTAATGATTGTTTATTGTTTATTCATATTTTCAAAGAATGAATATTTTTGCTAGATTTAAACAATTTGAAGTGGAAACTCTTGATTTAACGTCTAAAATAACAAAATAAAAAACACGATTAACGATTAACTATGAACTTTAAATTGTTTAGGGGGAAAACATGAGCAAAAAAAACCGCATTAATTTTAAAAAATTGCTAGCACCTTTCGAAAAATCTAGTACCAAATCAAGTACGAGGCAAGTATTGAATACATTTCTACCGTTTTTTTTACTATGGTTCGCAGCGTATCTAAGTTTAAATGTTTCTTTTTGGTTATCTCTTTTGTTTTCGATCCCTGCTTCAGGGTTTTTAGTACGAATTTTTATTATATTTCATGATTGCTGCCATCAATCCTTTTTCAAAAGTCGAATGAAAAATGATATTCTCGGTTCGATAAGTGGAGTATTAACCTTGTTTCCTTATGAAAAATGGAAAAGAGAACATTCCATTCATCACGCTACAAATGGAAATCTTAATAAAAGAGGTACTGGAGATATATGGGTTCTTACAGTTGATGAATACATGAAAGCATCATTCTGGAAAAGATTAGCCTACCGTCTATATAGAAATCCACTTATAATGTTTGGATTAGGTCCCATTTATATTTTAATTATTTTAAATCGTTTTAATGCAAAAGATGCAAAAAGGAAAGAACGAATCAGCACTTATTTGACTAATTTGTTTATTATTGTTGTATATACTTTAATGTGTTTTGCCATTGGATGGAAAGCATTCTTAATGATTCAAGCGCCCATTCTTTTTGTTAGTGGTGTACTAGGAATATGGTTATTTTATGTTCAACATCAATTTGAAGATTCTTATTTTGAAGATGAAGAGAATTGGGATTATGTTAAAGCCGCAATAGATGGCAGCTCCTATTATGAATTACCAAAAATTTTACAGTGGATTACTGGAAATATTGGTTTCCATCATGTTCATCATTTGAGCTCAAAAATACCTAATTATAATTTGGAAAAGGTGCATAAATCAATTTCTGAATTAAAAAAGGCAACTACCATTAAAATAGGAACCAGTTTAAAATCACTTCGTTTTAAACTTTGGGATGAGAGACGAAAAACTTTTATCAGTTTTAGAGAATTAAAGAAGTTCTATTTTAATACGAAAGTAAATGTAAAGTAATTCATTGTTGTTGAATAAAAAAATTCCTTTAAGAATGGTGTGAAATTATGTGGGTTCCTACATAAATACACATCATAATTGAAGGAGTTTTTTTTAATCTCTCTAGACCTAGTAAACAATTATGGTCATTTATTCTAATGGGCGTGAACCCATTACGAAATAATTGCATAGGATATAGAACCAAAAAAGGTCGGTTAATACAAAAGGCTAGAGAGGATGATTCAAGTTGATTAACTATTTGGCTTTAGGTGATTCCTTAACGGTTGGTGTAGGTGCCCCATCTCCACAATATGGTTTTGTACCTAGGTATATTTCAATGACAAATAAAGAATTAAAAAAATATGTTTTTTGTGAAAATATAGGTGTGTCTGGTGCAACTTCAGATGATGTTTTAGATATGGTTTCTAATTCTGAGGAGATTCAAGTACTAATCATGCAATCGGAACTGATTTCCATTACGGTAGGTGGGAATGATATGAAAAATGCTGCACTACAATTTTTAAGAAGTAAAAATCAAAGTGTATTAGCTGCAGCTCTAAAGCGATTTAATTGTAATTTTGATAATATCATTGATACTATCCATCGAATAAAAAGATATGATAGAAAAAATTATATTTTAAGGGGGATGAATTTATATAATCCATTCCCAAATACAGCTGGAACCGAAGCTTGGGTTAGACGATTTAATCAACATATACAAAGCTTTGAAGGTAAGAATATCCGCATCGCTAACATATATCCAATTTTTGTAGGAAGAGAAAAAGAATTATTATCATCAGACAAATTCCATCCAAACGGTAAAGGCTATTATTTGATGGCTCAATCATTAAATGAATTAGGTTATTATCCATTATATTGAATTGAGCTTATGTTTCTTGATCTATATAATATATACTATATATCTTATATTACTTGGAGGAAATGAGAAATGAGGAATTGGTTATGGAACATAAGCTAAGTCATGATGAGATGTATCAGATTATGAAAAATTCCGATTCATCATATGATGGGGATATTTTTATGTGTAATAAGTTAAATCAAACTTATTGTTTAGCTTCATGTGAGGCAGCCTTACCTAAAATTGAACAGGCAGAATTTGTTCACTCTTATGATGAGGCAGAAGCTAAGGGTTTTCAGCCTTGTAAATTGTGCAACCCTAATGTTTTCCATATCAAATGGGTTGATTGCGTTGATAGTATAGAAATCGAACTTCCTAATGAATTTGATTTTAATGAATGTTTGGTTTTTTTTAAAAGATCAGAAGAAGAATGTTTACATAAGGTTGTTCAAAATAATGTGTTTAAATTGCTAAAATTTGATAAAAGATTTGTGTTATTAAAAATATCAAGTGTTGATAAAAAAATGATCATTGCATTTTTGAATGGAATTCCAACAAGTTGGATGAGGGCTCAAACCGCAAAATATATTTGGGATATGTTTGATCTTGATACAGATCTGAACCCGTTTTATTCCTCTTTGAGAAATGATCCCATCATGGGAAAACTTATTAAGTCTTATTTTGGATTAAGACTAATTAAAATTAATGATTTATTTGAAGCGTTATGTTGGTCTATTCTTGGACAACAGATCAATTTGAAGTTTGCTTATACATTAAAAAAACGTTTTGTTCATACATATGGTGAAAAATTTACAAATGAAGATGAAGATTATTGGATCTTTCCAAATGCGGGTCGTATATGTGAAATCCGTATTGAAGATTTAAGGGAAATGCAAATTTCAACAAGAAAAGCAGAGTATATTGTTGGGGTTGCAAAGATGATAATGGATGGAACCTTAAATCAAAAAAAACTAAGATTTGAAAATAATTATGATAAAATGATGAATCAACTTACTTCTATTAGAGGAATAGGAAAATGGACAGCAGATTATACCATTATGAAGTGTTTTTCTATTAATAGTGCATTTCCTATAGCAGATGTAGGAATTCATAATGCTTTAAAAACAATCTTAGCATTAAACCAAAAACCATCCATTGATGAAATAGAGGATTTAGTTAAACAATGGAAAGGTTGGGAGTCTTACGCTGCGTTTTATCTTTGGAGATCGTTGTATGATTAAATAATTGAATTGTAACATATCTATATCTTAAAGATTGCACATACAATATAATAAAGCTTAAATTACTGCCCTTCTAATACATTAAGGGGGAGATTAAATTGGTTATAACTCCAGGGATTCCTAACCTACCTTACGTTATGAAAGATGGTATGAAACACTTTACATTAGTAGCCGAACCTGTTACCCAACAATTGCTGCCTGGACTGTATATGAATGGGTGGGGATATAATGGGAATATTCCAGGTCCTACAATACAGGTTTTTCACGGAGATAGAGTAAATATTAGAGTATATAATAAGCTTCCAGAACCTACAAGTGTTCATTGGCATGGGTTAGATGTTCCTAATGTCATGGATGGAGTGCCAGAAGTAGAACCATCACCAAGGATTGATCCAAATCATTATTTTGACTATCAATTTAAAATTACTAATCCACCAGGTTCACATATGTATCATACACATTACCATACTGCTAAACAAGAAATGATGGGACTAGGTGGAACTTTTATAATATTAGAACCACCTCAAAAACAATCTGTAGTTCAAAGAGACTATTTTATTATGTTACAAGAGTTTGCAGTTATAGGACTCAAAGAAGGCACATTAGTTCCAGGCACATATAACCTTGATCCTATGTCACACGATTTAAATTTCTTTACTATAAACGGAAGGTGCTTTCCTTATACTTTACCACTCTTCGTTAATAAAGGTGAAAACATAAGAATTAGAATTGGTAATTTAGGAATGAATGCTCACCCCATCCATCTACATGGACACCAATTTAAAGTGACTGCTACTGATGGCAATTCTTTTACAGAGAGTAATCAATATTTGAAAAATACGATATTAGTAGGTGCTGGTGAAACATATGATACTCAGTTTTTTACCAATAATCCTGGGGTATGGCCATTGCATTGTCATATTCCTCATCATATATCTAATAATTCTACAACAAATACTGGCGGCATGTTTACAACTGTTGTTTATAAGTGAATCGTTTAAGCTTTGCTTAAACATCGAGAAATCAGATGAAGACTCTACTCCACCTGATTTGAAAATCCCACCTATAGAGGTGGGCGTCTGTACGCAAAATATTTTTGGATAAAATTTTTCAAAGCATTGTTATTTTAAAATGAATCTATTAAAATTAAATATTTAAGAGGTAAAAACAAAAATATTTAAAAAGGACTTTAACAGATTTAAAGGAGACATCAAGATGGGAACTGTGATTTTACATAAACCTTCACAAAAAATACTTAATAAATTGAAGGAGTTAGAAAATAGAGAAGTTACAAAAT
The window above is part of the Chengkuizengella sp. SCS-71B genome. Proteins encoded here:
- a CDS encoding fatty acid desaturase, whose translation is MSKKNRINFKKLLAPFEKSSTKSSTRQVLNTFLPFFLLWFAAYLSLNVSFWLSLLFSIPASGFLVRIFIIFHDCCHQSFFKSRMKNDILGSISGVLTLFPYEKWKREHSIHHATNGNLNKRGTGDIWVLTVDEYMKASFWKRLAYRLYRNPLIMFGLGPIYILIILNRFNAKDAKRKERISTYLTNLFIIVVYTLMCFAIGWKAFLMIQAPILFVSGVLGIWLFYVQHQFEDSYFEDEENWDYVKAAIDGSSYYELPKILQWITGNIGFHHVHHLSSKIPNYNLEKVHKSISELKKATTIKIGTSLKSLRFKLWDERRKTFISFRELKKFYFNTKVNVK
- a CDS encoding YitT family protein — encoded protein: MTKTRVIKTFIVIIGAFFNAVAFNLFLIPADVYSSGFAGLAQLISSVVEDFTPFPYPISTGTVLFILNIPIAIVGWRYLGKSFTLYSFFSVMLLALFMKFIPVYAVAENDILLNAVFGGVMSAIGVGLTLKWGASTGGMDVIVMILSRLKDRPAGTYYLILNGAIITAAGALYGWQNALYTLVALYASTRVIDAIHTRHIKLTAMIITSKPDQLEAAIREKLSRGITKLPAKGSYSKEDKEMLLIVITRYELFDLKKVLSDTDPNAFTNIVQTTGIFGFFKKESKMD
- a CDS encoding copper oxidase, which codes for MVITPGIPNLPYVMKDGMKHFTLVAEPVTQQLLPGLYMNGWGYNGNIPGPTIQVFHGDRVNIRVYNKLPEPTSVHWHGLDVPNVMDGVPEVEPSPRIDPNHYFDYQFKITNPPGSHMYHTHYHTAKQEMMGLGGTFIILEPPQKQSVVQRDYFIMLQEFAVIGLKEGTLVPGTYNLDPMSHDLNFFTINGRCFPYTLPLFVNKGENIRIRIGNLGMNAHPIHLHGHQFKVTATDGNSFTESNQYLKNTILVGAGETYDTQFFTNNPGVWPLHCHIPHHISNNSTTNTGGMFTTVVYK
- a CDS encoding GDSL-type esterase/lipase family protein codes for the protein MINYLALGDSLTVGVGAPSPQYGFVPRYISMTNKELKKYVFCENIGVSGATSDDVLDMVSNSEEIQVLIMQSELISITVGGNDMKNAALQFLRSKNQSVLAAALKRFNCNFDNIIDTIHRIKRYDRKNYILRGMNLYNPFPNTAGTEAWVRRFNQHIQSFEGKNIRIANIYPIFVGREKELLSSDKFHPNGKGYYLMAQSLNELGYYPLY
- a CDS encoding Ada metal-binding domain-containing protein, translating into MEHKLSHDEMYQIMKNSDSSYDGDIFMCNKLNQTYCLASCEAALPKIEQAEFVHSYDEAEAKGFQPCKLCNPNVFHIKWVDCVDSIEIELPNEFDFNECLVFFKRSEEECLHKVVQNNVFKLLKFDKRFVLLKISSVDKKMIIAFLNGIPTSWMRAQTAKYIWDMFDLDTDLNPFYSSLRNDPIMGKLIKSYFGLRLIKINDLFEALCWSILGQQINLKFAYTLKKRFVHTYGEKFTNEDEDYWIFPNAGRICEIRIEDLREMQISTRKAEYIVGVAKMIMDGTLNQKKLRFENNYDKMMNQLTSIRGIGKWTADYTIMKCFSINSAFPIADVGIHNALKTILALNQKPSIDEIEDLVKQWKGWESYAAFYLWRSLYD